In the Sinorhizobium arboris LMG 14919 genome, one interval contains:
- a CDS encoding peptidylprolyl isomerase: MSRYKTLAAAALVAMIAAGAARAEGTDPVIAKVGDQEIRQSELDLAITSLDPQLQRMPDEQKRAAALSAVIDVKLLLKDAEKEGLQNDEAFKQRVAFLTERELHNAFFKKHVVDAVTAEEVKARYDKEVAAIPPQEEVKARHILVKTEDEAKEVIKELDAGKDFAELAKAKSTDPNKDDGGDLGYFTKGRMVPEFETAVFALEKGAYTKTPVKTQFGFHVILVEDKRPQAPPTLEQVEPQVRQLVMRDKYLALLNSAKESTAVEISDPALKKAYDEAGNPQENK, from the coding sequence ATGTCTAGATACAAGACCCTTGCGGCCGCGGCACTGGTCGCGATGATTGCAGCGGGCGCCGCCCGCGCCGAAGGGACCGACCCGGTCATTGCGAAAGTCGGCGACCAGGAAATCCGCCAGTCGGAACTTGATCTCGCAATCACGAGCCTCGATCCGCAGCTCCAGCGAATGCCCGACGAACAGAAGCGCGCCGCAGCGCTTTCGGCCGTCATCGATGTCAAGCTGCTTTTGAAGGACGCCGAGAAGGAAGGGCTTCAGAACGACGAGGCGTTCAAGCAGCGCGTCGCCTTCCTGACCGAGCGCGAATTGCACAACGCCTTCTTCAAGAAGCACGTGGTCGATGCCGTGACGGCGGAAGAGGTGAAGGCGCGCTACGACAAGGAAGTCGCAGCGATTCCGCCGCAGGAAGAGGTGAAAGCCCGCCACATCCTCGTCAAGACCGAGGACGAGGCGAAGGAAGTCATCAAGGAGCTCGATGCGGGCAAGGATTTCGCCGAGCTCGCCAAGGCCAAGTCCACCGATCCGAACAAGGACGACGGCGGCGACCTCGGCTACTTCACCAAGGGCCGCATGGTGCCTGAATTCGAGACGGCCGTCTTCGCGCTCGAAAAGGGCGCCTACACGAAGACCCCGGTCAAGACGCAGTTCGGCTTCCATGTAATTCTCGTCGAGGACAAGCGTCCCCAGGCTCCGCCGACGCTCGAGCAGGTCGAGCCTCAGGTTCGCCAGCTCGTGATGCGCGACAAGTATCTCGCGCTTCTGAATTCCGCGAAGGAGAGCACTGCGGTCGAAATCTCCGATCCGGCGCTCAAAAAGGCCTATGACGAGGCCGGCAACCCGCAGGAAAACAAATAA